The sequence GTTCACGTGTTTAATAGGCACATCGATATAGATAGGCGCTGAGGTTGGAGAATGCTGCATCTGAACTTCGACGCGATAAAATGCCCCTTGAAACTCTTTCGCCAAAACTTTTACTGGAATGGCATTAGAGGCTCGCTCAACAAAACGGAGGCTCTCTGGTCGCACTGCGAGGTCGAAAATTTCGCCTTGCTCAAGCGTCATGTTCTCCAATGTTGGCAACGGCAACATGCTTTCCGCAATACGCAAACTGGTAGTCGATGCAACCGACGCTTCAATAAAGTTCATGCTGCCAACAAAATCTGCTACAAAGCGAGTCGCAGGCTTTTCATACACCTCTTGCGGCGTGCCTACTTGTTCAATGACGCCGTGGTTCATTACCACGATGCGATCCGCCATAGACAATGCTTCTTCTTGATCGTGAGTCACCATAATCGTGGTAATGCCAAGCCTGCGCTGCATCTGACAAATTTCTTCACGAAGGTGAGTACGCACTTTCGCATCAAGTGCAGACAGTGGTTCATCCAGCAATAACAGACCTGGAGACAACGCCAGTGCGCGCGCCAATGCAACACGCTGCTGCTGCCCGCCTGAGAGTTGATTTGGGTACTTGTTGCCAGAGGTTGGCAAGCCAATCATCTCTAGCCAATGCTCGACTTTTTCAAGCGCTTCTTTGTTGGTCATGCCTTGATTTTTAAGGCCAACCGCGATGTTTTCCTGCACCGTTAGATTTGGAAATAACGCGTAAGATTGAAACACAATACCGAAGTCGCGCTTTTCAGGTGGCAGAAAAGTGGTCTCTTGATCCGCTTGATGAATTTCACCAGAGGTTGGAAGATCCAATCCGGCAATAGCTCGCAACAAGGTGGTTTTTCCGCAGCCCGATGGGCCAAGAAAACAGACAAACTCACCTTTATTGATGGCGAGTGAAATTTGCTTTAATGCCGTGAACTGACCGAACTGCTTCACCACATTTTTGATATCTAGATAAGGGTTGGATACTGTCATCATCGTCTCTCCAATGGTATATACCAAATGTAAATCTGGTTTATTTCATTGGCATGACAGTTTTATAGCAGGTAGGTTGCAATGCAGGATTTTTTGAAGTAGTTGACTGGCTTTAC is a genomic window of Vibrio sp. CB1-14 containing:
- a CDS encoding putative 2-aminoethylphosphonate ABC transporter ATP-binding protein, whose protein sequence is MTVSNPYLDIKNVVKQFGQFTALKQISLAINKGEFVCFLGPSGCGKTTLLRAIAGLDLPTSGEIHQADQETTFLPPEKRDFGIVFQSYALFPNLTVQENIAVGLKNQGMTNKEALEKVEHWLEMIGLPTSGNKYPNQLSGGQQQRVALARALALSPGLLLLDEPLSALDAKVRTHLREEICQMQRRLGITTIMVTHDQEEALSMADRIVVMNHGVIEQVGTPQEVYEKPATRFVADFVGSMNFIEASVASTTSLRIAESMLPLPTLENMTLEQGEIFDLAVRPESLRFVERASNAIPVKVLAKEFQGAFYRVEVQMQHSPTSAPIYIDVPIKHVNELDLRRNDIRYIEFAEDGLLGYACSKSSLGAAA